From Aegilops tauschii subsp. strangulata cultivar AL8/78 chromosome 5, Aet v6.0, whole genome shotgun sequence:
CATggggaaaaataaaaataatactTTCAATTACTTAAGAGAGAAAGTTTGGAAAAAGATACAAGGCTGAAGGCTGGAAGGAAAAACTCTTGTCGAAGGCAGGGAAGGAGGTGCTTATCAAAGCTGCAGCTCAGGCGATACCAGTATACACAATGGCATGTTTCGACCTGACCAAATCTTTTTGTGAGGATTTAAATGCAATTGTGCACTACTGGTGGAGTCAGATGGACAAGACAAATAAGATACACTGGGTAAGTCGGGAAgaattaatgaagccaaaagtGGACGGTCGTCTGGGTTTCAGAAATTTACACTTCTTCAATCTAGCCATGTTGGCCAGGCAGGCATGGAGAATCCTACAAATCCCCATTCACTCTGCTCACAAGTCTTGGCTGCTAGATACTTCCCCAATGGCTCAATGCTAGAAGCCACACTAGTAGCAGGTATCTCTTACACATGGCGCGGCATACTAAAAGGGATGCAACTGCTGAAAAAAGGGATTATATGGCGAGTGGGCAATGGTGAGAACATCAAAATTTGGAGTGATCCTTGGATCCCTAGAGGAATCACAAGGAGAATTAGCACGCCCAGGGGAAGGAATCTCACTACTAAGGTATCTGAACTCATTAACCCCATCACCAACCAGTGGGATGCAGATCTGATCCAACAGATATTCTGGCCGGAAGATGCCCAAGTCATCCTCCAAATACCCCTACAAGAACAAACAGGTGATTTCCTTGGATGGCATTATGATTAAAAAGGAGTCTTTTCTGTTAAATCGGCATATAGGGAGGTTGTAGATAGTGCAGCGAGAAATTCATCCTCTGGACTAACTTCAAGCTCTAATGCAGAGAGGGAAAACTCAAGTTTCGAATGGAAGAAGATGTGGGCACTTTCTCCACCAAACAAAGTGCTACACTTCTTGTGGAGAGTTGCAACATACAGCCTTCCGCTACAAACAAAACTACAACTAAAAGGTATCCCTACTGACACCAGATGCCCAAtatgcttgagacttgatgaGGATGGGGGTCATATTTTCTTAAAATGCAAAAAAGTGAAAGAACTCTGGAGAGTATCATTACTTGAACACATCAGACTTCAGCTTCTCCTCTATCCAGATTCAAAAACTTTTTGTGAGGAAATATTTAAACTCAAGGGTAAGGAATGCTTAAAAGTTTGTTTCTTATTGTGGCTGTGGTGGCATGAAAGAAATAAAGCAAACATTGGTGATACAATGAGAACCGTCTCCGAAGTATCATCATCTATTGAGTATCACCTACTTGACTGTATTTCGTCCAGGTCACAAAGGAATGAGCCGAAGAAGAAGATGGAGCAAAAATGGAAGCCGCCTCCTACTGGAACCCTGAAGATAAATACGGATGGGGCCTTCTTTGAAGCACAACATACAGGAGGATGGGGCTTTGCAATTCGAAATGACCATGGCGTTCTATTATCTGTTGGTGCAGGTAATTTGGAGAACGTCTCAAATCCCCAGCATGCTGAAGCTTCAGCACTACAACAAGCAACTAATATAGTTGTTCAGATGGGATGCCATCAGGTGATGTTCGAGACAGATTCAATGGTACTAAAACAGGCTATCACTACTACAGAGCATGATCTCTCATAGTTAGGCTCTTTGTTCCAGGATGTTAAATTTCAAATGCGTGTGGGCTTAAATGTTGTAGGTGTTGAATATTGTAGTAGAGACTGTAACCAAGTGGCGCACACTTTAGCTGCGCATGGTGCGTGTATGGGGAATGGTTGCCTAGAAACCTGGCTCGGCCAATTCCCGGAGTTTGTAACAGAAGTTGTAGCTGGCGATATGCCCAGCGTGTTAAGTTAATTAATGGAATGTTGTGTGTTCCTTTCAAAAAAAGGATAAAGCTAGCTATTCACAAAAAGGAAAGATGAAGCTAGCGCCTGGGCCTAAGGCCGGAGCGAGGGGCATTGCTAGCTTAATGCTCCTGGGACGTTTTAGTTCCTAGGGCTGAGCAACCCGTTCTGCTCTTGTAACTCCTCGCCACACCCTTCCTTGTGTACGCCGCGAGGTGTTACCCTTGTAACCCAACTCTATGCTGTTCACCCTTACTTACCAATGGAATGATACACAATTTACATGTTCGCGGAAGAAAAAGTGTTGCGCAAGACGAATGTTGTATATCAGAAGTACCATACTACGACGTTTATCCAACCGATTTTGGTACCGCCGGAGAGAATTGATCATTTGTTGTGGCCCATAAAAACAGTGAAACTACTCGGCACATGACAATGCATGTAATGCCTACTTTGAACGATGCTGATATGCAAAATGATGCGATCTAATGGATGATTTGGTCCATCGTATAAAAAATCGGAAGAAAAGCTCGCATACGTAGTACAACGCTACTCAGCAATGCAAGTTTTTCTTTTTTGGAATCAGTACAAGTTTCTATTATACGTGTACCATTGCGTGTTTTATATAAAGCAAAAGGAACTGCCGTATAAGGGCATGCCCAGTGGGTAGCCCTAGGGGTGCTGCCCTACAGGTTCGGATGGTCCAGCTAGGTTCAGTTGATGCTCCAAACATGTCAGGGGATCTTCTGCGGGGGGTAGCCTCTTGGGCAGAAAAAGTGGGGAGAGATGGCAAAATGTGAGAGCAAAGATGATGACATTAGGGTCCATAGCATGAAAGGCGTGAACTTTTGGTCATGTGACTGAAAAAATCATTTTCCCGTACCTAGCTGGATGCATCGGGGGCCGCAGCTATCGCTGCCCCCATTGCTCATGCCCTAATAAGACATCTTAGGGCATTTCCAACGCTGACCTTTAAATCGGACACCGCATTCGTGCGCGGACCGATGGGACCAGTCCACGGACACTGATGCGGGAGCCGGTCATCCAACTGTAGCCGCAAATGTTCGGTTAAATTTCGGAATTTTTAACGAAACTGAACAAATTTGATGCATATTTCAACAAACCAGACAATATTCATTCATACTTGAATAACT
This genomic window contains:
- the LOC141022877 gene encoding uncharacterized protein; this encodes MARHTKRDATAEKRDYMASGQWSQRNEPKKKMEQKWKPPPTGTLKINTDGAFFEAQHTGGWGFAIRNDHGVLLSVGAGNLENVSNPQHAEASALQQATNIVVQMGCHQVMFETDSMVLNIVVETVTKWRTL